The DNA sequence TTGGTGTGTGAAATTGAGTGGTAGATGCCTTTGAGCGAGTTTGCATGTACATAACAGGGAGGATTTCTGGTagtttcgcttaggcgagtcgatctcgcctgagcgaaaataccagaagcTCACCCCTGTTAATTGTAcgaaatctcgcctaggcgagctggggtcgcctgagcgagatgacatctcgcctaggcgagccagtctagcctgagcgagagttcgcccaggaTTTGTAATTCGCCACTGTATgatgtctcgcccaggcgagatcaactcgcctaagcgagattgactctctagcctaggcgagaccatCTAGCCTAAGCGAAATTTCCTGCAGAATATTGGTTTTTCCCCTGTTTTGATTCCTTGATGTTTGATTGGTTGCCTTAAGATAATGCTGGTTGATAATGCCTGTGATCCCTATGCATGTTGGACTGTATGAAGGAATTGAGTATGAACTTGAATGTGAATGGAAGTATGTTAgagttaggatttcaagggaaattctaagaggaatgttttagtgtatgtaaggacataaggactcagttttggttggcatcctgacgctcctagtaaccattaagactcatgtagagtatgatggaattatgtcgtgaggagtagcaggaggtcctcgtCGTTGGACTTGATCCAGTCTAGACGtggaggggacttaccctgggaacggtcgggtgaatactccatgtgtccagactctgcagagtttgggaaccatcgCAGGTGCAggccaccaagagatccgatgtcgcttacataatccggatatcgagtctagagtaATATATCTGCATTGTGTTTGGGGTGGTTTATGTGATTCTggtgaaaatgagaaagattgcatgattccttaatcagattagcttacccttgctttttgtgttcctgtcttgtgttgtatgtttccttttgcgatgatcacctattcggtgggagcagatgtggttgcagtatcaaaggcacttctggaggatgaagagccatcgtgttagtgatgaagaggaggtttccagtgggagctttagcagtggtcagtagtacagagtttattagtttagtttaagtgtatgagtgatatatttttatagtcataccttttgtaagattgtattaatatattgggtacactggattatctgttttggagctatgatgaaactccctatttttattagttttaagctgctgaaattgggatgttacatttattgTTATTCAAAATTCAATGTTCATTGATTATGTCCTTAGGATACTTATAAGCATTATCCTATATAGTATCCATTAAAAACATCGTCCAAGAATCCATGAATGGAGTTGTTTTCAAGTTAAGGTACCCTTCAATTAAAATTGTAACGGATCtttgaagttaaaattaattattttatacaaattttcttacatacaaattaattttaacttatatgatttttttattttatttttttattttattatgattttttttcccatCTAAATAGACCATGTCCTTAACAAAAAGGTAAAGAGAATCAGAAAGTTATAGAATTAGGAATTAGGAAACAAAGCAAAGAACCAATCCAAAACCCACACTTAGAAGCAAACATACATCTGAGAAAAAACACACACAACTGAACCATTTCATTTCATCACACCAGAAAAACACAGAtgctggaaaaaaaaaaacacaactgAATCAACCAACAACATTTGATTTCATCACATTAAATTCCACAACACTACTGAACCAACCAACCTTTGATAATATCAAAGGTGAAGAAAGGGGAGAGATCTCACCAGAAGAACCCAAAAAGCAACCATTTTTACACACCCCACATAGAAGAACCAGAAAATGCAAAACCCAACTTCACcgccaccaccacaaccaccgtCGTCGTCATCATCGTCGTTTTCCTCCACCTTCTTCAACCTAAGAGATCCAAAGCCCAAACCCACCCTCATCCTCCTCTACACCTTCCTTTTCCTCTCTCTACTCTCCCTCACACTCATCCTCTACCTTTCCCATTCCACCATCCACACCCACTCAGGACCCGACCCGTTTCTCCACCCGACCCATGCCCACCGTCTCGTCTTTGACCCCCACAAACCCTCTCCCCCTCCGCCGCCCGCCGTCGCCTACCTCATCTCCGGCTCCCGGGGCGACGCCGCACGGATCCTCCGCCTCCTGGATGCAACCTACCACCCTCTCAACGTCTACCTCCTCCACCTCGACGCCTCCGCCCCTCATGCAGAGCGCGAGCTCGTGGCCGTCACCGTGCAGTCCAACCCCATCTTCAAGGCCGCGCAGAACGTTCACGTCGTGGGGAAGCCCGATTTCTCCTACCCCAAAGGGTCCTCCCCTGTCTCGCTGCGCCTCCACGCCGCCTCCGTCTTGCTCCGCCTCTCGCTGGACTGGGACTGGTTCGTTAGCCTCAGCGCCGATGCTTATCCTCTTGTTACGCAAGATGGTATGGGTTGTGAATGAATTCGGGTGAAATGCCATTTTGGTCCCAAAGATTTGgatgtggtggtggtggtagtttTGAAAGAGGAAAGTGTGTATGGATTTTGTTGTCTTTGGAGACTACTTAGATGTTGAGATTAGATGATTGTATTGTATtgatagatttttttaattttgaggcGAGGAAATTAGTCTTTTGGAACAATGTGACTGAGGACATGTTTAGTTAGGAGGTAAAAGTGCTTTTGAGAGCTTCTCTTCTGGAAACATAGAGTTGGATTGGTTTAGTTGTTTTTAGGGACTGAATTGGTGTTTGAATGTAGAGCTATAGGGGATTATGGATCGACTTTTTTAGTCTCGAGAGGTGAAAATGGCGTTTTTCAGATTTTGGAGCTTTTGGACTAATGTGATTGCCATTATATCTTTGAGTAAGCAGTGATTGTAAAGTCTAATTCAACCACAAATTGTGTATGTGAGAAGTTTGTTCACTTTCATAATAACTATATAGTAGAGTCGTGCTGCCAATGCCATATTACTGTTACTTCTTGGTAATGAAAGATTTATACTGTTGTAGTCTTTGAAAGATGGAATCATGATTTTAACATGTGAAAAGATTAGAATGTGAATCAATTTACTAATTTGGAGTGTTGAAATTGATGTTGAAACAAAGGATTATAATGattgaaattttcatttttcaggAATGAAAATGATGATTTTTGTCTTTAAGGAGCTAAAATAATGTTTTGCTGTTCTTATATGTTGCCTAAAACAATATGTTTGATATTTTGATGATGAATCTTTTGTGGTGTGTCAGATCTTCTCCACATTTTGTCGTTTCTGCCTAAGGATATGAACTTTGTGAATCATTCAAGCTATATCGGATGGAAAGAGTAAGTTTGTGTTCTTGTgtgattttgttgttgttattgtttgttcAACATTGTAACTGTAGTGATTAGCGGTTGATGTTATACGGTGATGCAAGAATGAAATTTGTTTCCCATGTGTTTTGGTGATGTAGAGCAAGGAAATTGAAACCTATTATTGTTGATCCGGGACTGTATCTATCCGAAGGGACTGAAATGTTTTATGCTACTCAGAAGAGAGAACTTCCTAGTGCTTACCGCGTGTTCACAGGTATTAATGTGTTTTAGAGCAATGTATTTGAGTCTCTGCATATTTTtggcttttcattttatttagttaGTGTGCCAGTAACAGCAAGAGTGGAAAAGAGCTGTACTGGTAATATACTGATGATGAATGATTGACATTcatgagaaaagaagaaaacatgaacatcaaatgtttttactttttaggACAAAATTGGATTGTATATGTATTCATGAGAAGATGagaaaattgtttgattttagttttgctCTAAGGCACATCTTTCTGGATGGAATCATGGGACTGCACTCATATGTTCCTTACTATTCCAGAGTGTCAATTTATTATAGAAGACATAAAAAGTTGGAAACAAagtagaaacaaaaaaataatgttatctGAGATGAGACATTCTTTTGTCTAGTTGCTGGGTTAGATATGCAGAACTTTGGTTAACATCTTTAGGTGCAGGTTCATCTTTTTCTATCTTAAGTCGCCGTTTCATGGAGTTCTGCATCTTGGGAGAAGACAACCTCCCAAGGATTCTACTGATGTATTTTGCAAACACACCTTCATCCTTGTCCAACTATTTCCCCACAGTTCTCTGCAATTCTCGGCAGTTTAACAGGACAGTCATAAACCAAAACTTATTATATGGTGTCCAAGACAGCCATAGAAATGATCTTCGACCACTTAACTCCACAGATTTTGATGACATGATTCGGAGTGGAGCCATCTTTGCTGAAAAGTTCCACAAAGACGATCCGGTGCTCGATCTCATCGACCAAAATcttctgggtcgaacacctagATCAGTTGTTCCTGGTGGATGGTGCTTAGGTGAGGCTGGGAACAACACTTGTTTAACTTGGGGTGATGCCAAGATCTTAAGACCTGGTGCAGGTTCTCAACGGCTCGAGAAGGCGATCGTTGAATTGCTGGCAAATGGCATTTTCCGGTCACGCCAGTGCATATACGAATGAACCTGACTCCAACCTGACATCTTAACACTACAAGAATGGTTTCTGTGCCTTGTCTGTTGAAACTCTATGGTCAGGGTATGGAGTTTTTTGGGTGGTTCTTTACACAAGATAGGTATGTGTATTGTACGAGTATGCATTATGTTAGCATGATTAAAATTTTTGCCA is a window from the Vigna unguiculata cultivar IT97K-499-35 chromosome 7, ASM411807v1, whole genome shotgun sequence genome containing:
- the LOC114192280 gene encoding beta-glucuronosyltransferase GlcAT14B, which gives rise to MQNPTSPPPPQPPSSSSSSFSSTFFNLRDPKPKPTLILLYTFLFLSLLSLTLILYLSHSTIHTHSGPDPFLHPTHAHRLVFDPHKPSPPPPPAVAYLISGSRGDAARILRLLDATYHPLNVYLLHLDASAPHAERELVAVTVQSNPIFKAAQNVHVVGKPDFSYPKGSSPVSLRLHAASVLLRLSLDWDWFVSLSADAYPLVTQDDLLHILSFLPKDMNFVNHSSYIGWKEARKLKPIIVDPGLYLSEGTEMFYATQKRELPSAYRVFTGSSFSILSRRFMEFCILGEDNLPRILLMYFANTPSSLSNYFPTVLCNSRQFNRTVINQNLLYGVQDSHRNDLRPLNSTDFDDMIRSGAIFAEKFHKDDPVLDLIDQNLLGRTPRSVVPGGWCLGEAGNNTCLTWGDAKILRPGAGSQRLEKAIVELLANGIFRSRQCIYE